In one Diabrotica virgifera virgifera chromosome 5, PGI_DIABVI_V3a genomic region, the following are encoded:
- the LOC126884804 gene encoding INO80 complex subunit C, translating into MATMTEEPKPEQTPIFKASSFHIIKANKKKYVWKGLKQIISSEKALPWPDDCVHYGSINAPPSFKPPEKFSDLSGLPAPYTDPQTRLRFANKDEYATIIDLPMDITAGYLSLRGATSIVG; encoded by the coding sequence ATGGCTACAATGACAGAAGAGCCGAAACCAGAGCAAACACCCATATTTAAAGCATCATCTTTTCACATAATAAAAGCTAACAAAAAGAAATATGTTTGGAAAGGCTTGAAGCAAATAATTTCATCCGAGAAAGCTCTACCATGGCCAGATGATTGCGTCCATTACGGCTCGATTAACGCTCCACCTTCGTTTAAGCCACCAGAGAAGTTTTCTGATCTCTCTGGTTTGCCTGCCCCATACACTGATCCACAAACAAGGTTGAGGTTCGCGAATAAGGATGAATATGCTACAATTATAGACCTACCGATGGATATTACGGCTGGGTATTTGTCTCTAAGAGGTGCTACAAGTATTGTAGGTTGA